TCGCAGTAcaaacttgcccgggaccctttctactcaaagcatcggccacaacattggcattTCTGGGGTGATATAAaatttcacagtcgtaatctttaaccaactccagccacctcctctgcctcatgttcaaatccttctgggtgaaaaagtacttgagactcttatcatcagtataaatctcacacttctctccataaagataatgtcgccatatctttagagcaaaaaccacagcagcaagttctaaatcatgagttggatagcgctgctcataatctttcagttgacgagaggcataggctatgactctgtctgcttgcatcagaacacatcccagaccctatctggatgcatcacattaaaccacaaatttttcttgatctgatggcaaagctaacactggagctgttatcaaaTGTTGCTTTAACTCTTGGAAACTtgtttcacatttatctgaccacacaaatctctgatttttcttggtcaattcggttaaaGGCATAGAAATTTTAGAGAATCCTTCGACAAAACGTCGATAGTACcctgctaaaccgagaaaacttcaaacttccgtcacagacttgggcctcggccaattcttcactgattctaccttgtttggatcaaccataatcccatttttcccaacaatatgccccagaaaggacacctcagacaaccagaattcacactttttgaactttgcatacaacttgtgatccctaagtcgctgcaataccattcgaagatgatgcttgtgctcctcttctgactgagagtatacaagaatgtcatcgataaacactatagcccagttatcgaggaaatccttgaatattctattcatgagatccataaaggccgcaggagcattagtcaatccgaatgacattacaagaaactcatagtgtccatatctggttctaaaagcagtattcggtatgtcctcctctcgaattttgagttgatgataaccagatcgtaGATTAaacttcgaaaacactgtctttccctgaagctgatcgaacagatcatcgattctgggcaacgggtacttgttcttaatcgtcagtttgtttagttcccgataatcaatacacattctgagggaaccatccttctttttcacaaacaaaaccggagctccccaaggcgatacactgggttggataaacccaatatcaagcatcccctaaagttgcaacttaagctccttgggttctgctggagccatcctatatggagctttagaaacaggctCAACTCTaggtgccagatcaattacGAAATCAATTTCTCGTTGCGGCGgtaatcccggcaactcctcagGAAACACATCGAGAAAGTCTCTTACCACCCTGactgcctcaggcccaaatAGTTCAGGTCTGCTAGAGTCAAttaccactgctagaaatcctaTACAGCCACTGTATAGTAAATCTCTAGTCCTCAATACAAAAATaactgggatccgagacccctgaacagatccaacataaacaaacggatcttcaccttctggctgaaaaatcaccatcttccgcttacaatctatactggccgaatacttggacaaAAAATCCATccccagtataatgtcaaactcagttagttccagttctataaggtcagcgctcaactccctatcttcatcctaaccggcatagacctaatgcgcctattagagataaccaactccccactaGGCATTAgtgttccaaaccctctttctaaaatatcacaaggcctacccaaaagattaattattattgtagctacatatgagcgtgtagctcctgaatcaaataaaactgtaaacaaggagttgttgacgggaagctgacctgtcacaacagaaggactggctgcagcatcggcttgggtgatagcgaacactcgagcaggaaccggtttcacctcagctttcggctcttctttctttgcctgagggcaatctttcttgaaatgccccaccatgccgcacaggaagcatgtcttccggttacactctcccggatgatgtttcttgcaccgtggacacttagggtaagagtaaccctggcgtccacctctgccttggttcccacggaatcGCTTGCTTTGCCCTAAACAACCAGATACCGAGGTGATTTTCCTTTTCTgttcagtggtggagtcactaccatccctaccataaacaggaataggaacagtgggggttccaccaacacttggAGTTACTcagggctcctgaagaaatttactgcaccctcggctctcaaagccttttcgaCCATTTCAGCATATGAAGTTGCTTCAGTAGTAGTAATCACCAAATCGTGTCTAACTTTCGCACTCAAACCGGCCAAgtacttttctttcttgctcAAGTCAGTTGGCACGATTCCCACAGCGAGCTTGGCCAGACGGTCAAACttagtagtatactcagtaacAGACATTCCCTCGGTTTGAACCAGTTCTATGAACTCTTTTCGCTTAGCACTGCTGAtggcttcattgtaatatttggaATTGAACAATTCCTTGAATTCCTCCCAGGTCAAAactgtgacgtcccgagtgagggttatcaattcccacaACACGAGAGCGTCCTCCTGTAATTGGAATGTGGCGCAGGTCACTCGATCattaccaaccactcccataaaattgaggataCGCTCGATCATTAccaaacactggatttagactgacatggtataatcagcgataggtattctttacaccttggaaaagtgttatgtcctttccaggacattggcaaagtttactagtatcggatgtatggagtatacatcggaagggaccgatattgaactttgattagatatattaaaacttaccgtaatatctatttaattcaatatcacctgttgatcttagatcaaatgatcttaatcctgatatggttaggttcaatctcaagagtgttacccgtgttctttgatttgttagttaagcctacttttgggtcagggtgatacgtacattttgggaacacggtagtgcaattgagtgggagcgctaacataaatatggaatctatagcttctatttgccaaatagaaagtaaaggatgatttctttcgagcttaaccaaacgaagataaatggtggagatctcatttcacttagctgaaatatcatttatacagggttaagtgttttaaggataaaatacattgtagggtgttacggtaatttaatccctttacaatgtaaatcttctatatagaggatcattgatcacatgagggttataacaatggataactaatgacgtgtctatatcgtggaacatatagagtgttctatatgactgagagtgcaattctaagttctaagtgtggattcaatgaggaattaataagttagggaatttacttggtaaattcggttcgacttgttggaagctcggttatatagacccatggtccccatactagtggagaccatactgcttgtaagattcagttaattgatttgaattaatcaattataattctaaaagttagactatgtctactttatgaattttcactaagcaagggcgaaattgtaaagaaaagagattttatgtttatttattgattaagagactttatatgtctaaattaataaatatattaaatggtaatattatttaataattattttcaagttattaaataattagaattgacatttaaaaggttaaattggaaaattggcatttttgagaaaatggaaatggaaaataacaaaatgggaaggttgtaaagtgaggcccaaatctctTTGTATGGCCGACCACATGCAACAAGAAttgccatttgtagtttccattattttaatgccatacaattctaacctaaacctagagggttttctataaatagaaagtgttggcttgaggaaacacacacatctttgaacatcagtttccttcagaaaaggccacacgccaccttctctcgctctcttttcttctttgtaatttcgaattccttgagtgatgagtagtgcccacacacatcaagtggtatctcaatcatagtatgtaagactatggaaattctgcatcaaagaaggagaaaagaagatccagattcagatcttgattatgctctgctacagaaaggaatcaagggctagagatctgaacggaaggagtcatattattccgctgcacccactgtaaggttttctaactttatatgtgtttattttcattgttttagaattcatattaggttgttaatccaacatacatgatagtaaatagatcctggtaaaataaattccaacatataccacatacactacatACCTcgatgtacgagtgttggtagggtttgctcataccctgagtacctttgagtgatataccacacactcCCAGTACCTCACCGTACTTATGCTGGTATCACAATACTCTCAGAacattcactataccaatgcactctataccaTAACCGTATAATTGTTGGTAGTGCGAATAAcattttaagcatgcatatacacataacatatacatacactcagatattcatatcacacattgACATTGTATACAGTTCTTACCATCttttcgaattcaagtgtgctggccgacctgaacggaattgctcgtgctagatggatgccctaatcacattaattgtaacacagatgagtaactcgctaaatcactttccggggacttaaacttgaaactaaaagtttccctatcgataaacaacatggcaataccctaaatatctcaaaattgggaaaaactagggtctCAAAAATTCCCCCAACCGCAGACCggtcccaaccggaagtccagTTTTGggacaccaaccggtcgaccggttggtacaggtcccccagaaccggtcgaccggttctgcaCTGGGAACCAAAATAATTCCCCCATGAACTCAAAATTcaaccaaactttaccaaactctccagaacACCTGCACAATACATTTACAACCTTTTCCAACCAGCAAATCCCAAAAAAAACCATTAAAaatcaagttgccattaaagctcaaagcttgagttgccattaaaactcaagcttgcttaaaactaaCACCATGCATCAAAATCAACTACCAGAACCTTTAATCAACCAATACTGAGCATAAAAACCGAACCCTAATCATTTCTAAACCTAACATCCCCTATTCCTCAAAAACACAAGCTCAAACTAAACTTAAATTCAAGAACTAGGGCAAGGAGTTGCTAAAGCTTACCTTGGCTTGATTTCTTCTTGAATCCCTTGCTGCAAGCACCAAAAATCCACAACAAAACCCCCTGGTTTTGGCTgctcgaagagagagagaaaatggaAAGAGTTGTTCTTCAATTTTTGgtcttttttcttaatttcacTAAATGAAGTAAAAGGTAGGGAAAATCAATTTCCCTTGCTGAAAAATCAGCTCGCTAGGTGTCACGTACTCATGGCAGCCACCTAATCCACCAATTAACCAAatgtctaaaatgcccttaacCCAAAAATTAAGGTTTTtccaaagctaggggtaaaatggtcaaattccataaccccgctcaatcccgataatttattttctctaaaatattccccgctaagaaataaagttctaaacttacccatgtgatcaaactagccatccatcgcattttccgttgtcgccgagcaaaaattacaaaaataacatatttcacatattaatcaaataatacccctagagtttaataaaatctccaaaattgagaaattataactctaatatttatttctaaatatgggggtccacaattaaataaattcataaataattataaaataacagaaattagtgctaattaccttttctaatccaatttactaaagcggtcattacacttAGTCCACaagtcttttttatttataagagtatttattacagagaatgttcttggtagcTTTTCTCTCTTTGGCTCTTttgaaacccagaattctcgacccccgcCTTAATGTGTTTGGGggatatttatagtgtttttttgtggggtgatccatAGAACCGAGCTACATGTCTTTCTGTATTTTTTCAGTGGGGGCACGCATTCCCAACCAGTGTAACATAGGAAATGCATGGTCTATACCCTAGGTATTTTAGGAGTTAGGTTGATGTAATCCATTATCCcttcttgactgatgtgattcctcataaagtagccgtcactaggctTATTAATCATAGCGTAATAGCTGCAAAAGGGGGGGTTACGCCGTCAGACTTAATACTTATGGTAGTTccaatacgccttctcccatgcgtcattaaatgcgaggtgactgttcaGGTAGGGTTTAATACCTCCCGGAGGTGCTTTGCTATAGCTTTGCTCTCCGGGAGTACGTGGGTCCCTCATACCTTCTCCGAGAGGTATGTTTCTTGTTGATCCTCTTGATTAAAAAGAATTAGTCGAATTATCTCGAGACCTTACTCCTCAAATCCACGTGTCGCAGTTGCGTTGGTTTACGTATTCTGGACAAAATTAAGGGCAACAATGGTATTgactttaaaaaattaatttgaatattattattattgatgtgtattttgtgtatttgtgaagtGTGTAGTTATCACATGACACATACTAGTACTATCACAATTTTTCTTACTGCCATTATACTACTAATACTATCACTATGACACACACTATGtagttttgattttgattttcgaACTTTTGAACGTTGGATTGACCTTCATAAGTGTAGATTtggaattaatattttatttaaatctaACGAATACAGTCTTGGTACTTAATTTAAATAACTAGAATTTggatttttctaaaaaaaaaaattgattgagtTGATTGGGTCAACCCGTGATATGCCAACCCGCTAACTCGCCAACCCAACCTTATCGTGGGTTTCGGTCCATTTTTTTGGACTTGAAACTCGCAGACCCAAAACCTAGTCAAGCCAACTGATGTTCAATTCTAATTAATATCACTTAAAAtctataatttaataaacaatcaAGGCACATCTTCCCAAACTGGCCTTATGTATGATATATTAATAACTAGTAAATGTAGTCACGCTTCGCGCGGTTATATAAtagtttaaatataaatttaagtcctatattttaaaaattattgacTGTTCtttctatttagttaaattataatttagataTAGTATTTTGCAAAATAAAGTATAATGATACACTGAGTCTAATTGTAATCATATTTTAACACTAACAttaaaactttcttttcttaacCCTCAATAACGATTGTGATCTAATTTATGATCTAATTACACTAAAGTGATCCAATTATAACAAACCAATCAAATTCAATCCAATTacaaagaattaaatatctagtTATAATGTGTTGCACCCTTAAATTTTAGAATCAAATCAATAAAATTCTAGGTGTTATTATGTCTTTGAGTCTCTCTTTTTAAGAGTGTTTTGTCTCTCTTTTTGAGAGTGTGAGTTTCTTTTCAATTAGTTTGTAAAGGTGTTTTTGTCTTGTCTTGTTTCTAACTTACTGCTACAATCTTTCTTTCATCTTTCGTGTTTTTTTATCAATACCCTATTTTTACTCCTGTTCTTTATGGCGTCTAGCAGCCGTGGCAGTGAAGATTTATCCAAAGCATGGGCAGATATGTgtttagaagaagaagaaaatgaagagGCTATATTCAAGGATGAAGATGAAGTTGAAGTTGAACCTGAATTTGATGGCAGATTATGTTTAGTGGGGAAACTATTGACAGGGAAGCTGATCTGTGGAAACCTGGCAAAGGCATGTATGTCAAAATCCTGGAACAAAATCGATTTCTCTTCCAATTTTACCATGAAATCGATATACAAAGGGTCATTAACGGAAGTCCTTGGACTTATGACCTGAAACAACTTATCATTGAAAGGCTTAAACCAGGTATAAATCCAAAGAACACGACTCTGAACTATCTTGATATGTGGGTTCAAATCCACAATTTACAATcgggatttaaaatagaaaaagctATTCTGGAAGCAGGTCGATTTATTGGAGAATATATGGAATCCGATCCAAATAATTTTTCTGGTGTTTGGCGGGAGTATTTTAGAATCCGTGTTCGTATTAACATAGCTCTGCCTCTCAAAAGAAGAATAAAGTTCAGACGTAGAGGGAATGCATCCTTTTTCTATGCCAATTTCAAATATTAAAGAGTCGCCACCTTTTGCTTCATCTATGGAGTATTAGGCCATTCTGAAAGATTTTGTGGGAAGCTATATGATACCCCTATTGACCAAATTTAAAAGCCATATGGCATGTGGATGAAGGCCCCAACGAAAAGACAAAATTTCCTCATGGCTTCACCATGGCTGCGGCATGGAAAGACGGCGGCTCCGATTGACACTGATGATACTCCGATAGCCTCACCCAGATTTAACTCTGCTCCTCCATCAATGGCATAATCAAAGGAGATTCATGAAAGTTAGCCTTCGGATGGCAAGGATAATTCCCATGATGAACCAGCTGTGATCCTTAATGACAATATTTCCACTTTTATTTCTGATAAAGAGATGGAAATCCTAGATACTAAGAGAAAGAGAATTGATACAGTTGCAAATGGGCCTGCTTATTCGAGTTCTCCCATGGAAACTAAGTCCACATTTTTCTCCTCAAAGATAGCTGATGGACAGTAAAAAAATGTCAATATGGTGGGTCCTAGTGGTGTCCAGGCCCACCAATCATTATGAGTATAATAAGTTGGAATTgtcgtgggcttgggaacccacggGCCCAACAATTCCTTGAAGACATATGCTGTCAAAAGAAACCCAAGTTTGTTTTTCTATGTGAGACTTTATGCAAAAAAGATGTTgtgggtaaaattaaaaaaatgtttgGGCTTTGAAGCTTCCTTTAATGTTGATGCCCAAGGTAGATCGGGTGGGCTTACTTTTCTTCGGAAAGTGGCTGATGAGGCCCAGCTCCTCAGGTTCTCGCAGAACCATATCGACGTTCGTATCGATCTTCCTGGGATTCATCCCTGGCGCTTGACTGGCTTCTATGGCGAACCAAATCATAGCCTCCAATCGAGAACATGGAATCTCCTCAGGTCTCTCTCTGCTGAGTTGCAACTGCCCTGGTGTGTTATCGGAGAcctaaataatattacaaaccaAGCCGAGAAAAGGGGCGGACGTGCTTACCCTTCTTCTCTCATTGAAGGCGTCCAATCTGCTCTTCACGATTGCCATCTCCATGACTTGGAGCTTCGAGGTTACCCTTACACATGGGAGCGTGGAAGAAACACAGGGCAACTTGTCGAGATTAGGCTTGATAAAGCTCTTGTCACTCAACAATGGTTAGATATCTTTCATGAGGTAACTCTTACTAACCTTGACTTCTCTTGTTCCGATCACACTCCAATTATTCTGGACTTTAACAATGGCAGCCATGGTAACTTTGTTCATCACTTCCGATTTGAAAATTTATGGTGCCGTGAACCTATGTGCAAACAAATAGTTAAAGCTTGCTAGGAAGAGAATGGTCAATTGTCTcttgttgaaaaaataaaaatgtgtggtCTGGCTCTTGATAACTGGGGAAAAAGTCTCAAAGGCAATTTTAAAAAGAGATTGGCAAAGAGCAAAAGTGTTATGGCAGCTATAAAACAtgatgataatttattttcttaccAAGATTATGTTGTAGAGAAGAGTAATTATTTGAGATACTTGCCCAACAAGAAATATATTGGAAGCAACGATCAAAACAATATTGGCTCAATGTCGGCAACAAAAATAGCAAATACTTCCATGCCTCTGCAGTGCTAGGAAAAGAAACAACCAAATTCACCAACTTCAAGACTCAAATGGCAACTGGGTTCGATGGGATACTGGTTTGGATAAGGTAATTTCAGAGTATTTTTCAAATCTTTATTCTGCTAGTGGTGCTCATCCTGATTTGGTGGTAAATGCAGTTAGTGGCATTGTTAATAGTTCTCAGAATAAGGACTTGCTCCAGCCGGTGACAATTGAAGAAGTTAAAAATGCCTTATTCCAAATGCATCTTGATAAAGGCCCAGGGCCTGACGGAATGAGGCCAGGATTTTTCCAAAAGCACTGGGATATCATTGGAGCGGAGATTGTTGTCTTGGTTACTGATTTTTTCGATACTGGGGAACTTCCAAGAGACCTCAATACAATCAACCTTGTCTTAATTCCGAAAAAGAAGAACTTTCTGTCTATGAACGACTTGCGGCCTATTGCTCTTTGCAATGTGTTGTATAAAATTGTCTCCAAAGTGCTGGCAAATCGAATGCGGGGTATTATTGACAAGATTATCGCAACCACTCAAAGTGCGTTTATTCCTGGAAGATTAATCTCTGATAATGTAATGATCGCATTTGAAGTTATGCACTACCTAAAGCGCAATACAAAAGGGAAAAAAGGCTTCATGGCTCTTAAGCTCGACATGAGCAAAGCCTATAACCGGGTTGAGTGGAGTTATCTTCAGGCAATTATGAGTCGCATGGGTTTTCATGATAAGTGGATCTACCTTATAATGTCGTGTCTCACCTCGGTTCGGTACAATGTTATCCATGGAGGTCATATTGTTGGCCCTATTACTCCAACCCGAGGTATTCGCCAAGGTGACCCTTTATCTACTTATCTCTTTATAGTTTGTGCTGAAGGCTTATCAATGCTCATCAATTCTGCTGAATCAAACCGCATCATCCATGGATCTCGGGTTGCAAGAGGAGCCCCCTCCATCACACACATGCTTTTCGCAGATGATAGCTACCTTTTTTGTCAGGCTTCGATTGGTGCAGCCCAAAGTGTTAGAAATCTACTTTATGAGTTTGAACATGCATCTGGTCAAAAGGTCAACATCGCCAAGTCCTCTATATTTTTCAGCCCCAACTCTGATGCTCAAACCCGGTCTCATATTAGCTCTATACTTGGAATGGCCAAAGCTTCAGATGATAGCCTATACTTAGGCTTACCCAATATCATAGGCCGCAACAAATCAACTATCTTTGGCTTCTTGAAAAATAAAGTTATTGCTCGCCTCAATAGTTGGGATGGCAAGTTTCTCTCTCGTGCCGGTAAAGAAATTGTTCTCAAAACTGTCATTCAGTCTCTACCTACATATGCCATGAGTGTCTTTCTAATTCCTCTAGGCATCTGTGAAGACATTGAGAAGCTTATGGCGGGATTTCGGTGGAACACCTCATCTAGTAAGGGTCGAGGTATTACTTGGATGTCTTGGGAGAGAATGACTGGTTCAAAAGATGAGGGTGGTATGGGTTTTCGATGCCTTCAAGAGTTCAACCTTGCTACGCTTGCTAAACAAGGTTGGAGATTATTATGTCACCCTGAGTCCCTTGTAGGACGTGTATTCAAGGCAAAATACTTCCCCAATACTGATTATCTCTCAGCCGAACTTGGCAACAACCCCAGTTTTATGTGGCGCAGTATTTAGGGCGCCCAAAGTGTGGTCCGAACCAGTGCTATTCGAATAATTGGGAATGGACTTACTACAAATATTACTTCCCATCCATGGATTCCACATTCTTCTAACAGGTTTTTTCATCATCTCATCCGACTTTATATGAACAAACTGTTGATTCTCTCTTTACAATTGATGAAAGAAGATGGGATGCTGAAATCATAAACGATTTGTTCAACCACCGGGATGCTACACTGATTCTTGGCATTCCTTTGTCACCAAATGCCGATACTGATTTCTGGTCCTGGTCTGGAGAACGTTCAGGCATTTTCTCTGTGAAAAGTGCTTACACTCTTCTGCAAAATGGCAAGCCCAAGAGCCAAGGAGCTGATAACTCTGGGTTTTGGCGCAAACTGTGGCATCTAAAGATCCCCCCAAAGGTTAAGAACTTTCTGTGGCGTGCTACCTCTGATTGCTTCCCAACATGCCTTCAACTTGTGTCAAAACATGTGAGAATCTCATCCTCTTGCCGGTATGTAAATCCCATCCTGAAACGACTGTCCATGCTTTATTAAACTGTCAACTTGCTTTGCATTGCTAGTCAACATTGGGGATTACTTTGAATATGGCTTTATCATCCTCATTTGGCAATTGGCTCCAAGAAGCTTTCCTAAAACTTGATGAGGATCAAGTATGTCGTGCTGCGATGCTATGTTGGGCCTTGTGGAAAGCAAGAAATGCTACTGTATGGAACAAAAAACAGTCTTCCCATACCGAGAGCCTGGCGTCAGCTTGTACAACCCTCGATCATTGGCGAAAAGCTCAAGACAATACATGTCTATCTTCCTTGTTCTTTGAGAATAAGGGTGATGGTGCTGAGCTTTGGACTAAACTTGATTCAAACAACATCAAGGTCAATGTTGATGCCTCCCTTTTTGCACAAGACAATTCATACGGATTTGGTATT
The Cannabis sativa cultivar Pink pepper isolate KNU-18-1 unplaced genomic scaffold, ASM2916894v1 Contig1, whole genome shotgun sequence genome window above contains:
- the LOC133032980 gene encoding uncharacterized protein LOC133032980, with amino-acid sequence MASSSRGSEDLSKAWADMCLEEEENEEAIFKDEDEVEVEPEFDGRLCLVGKLLTGKLICGNLAKASSFNVDAQGRSGGLTFLRKVADEAQLLRFSQNHIDVRIDLPGIHPWRLTGFYGEPNHSLQSRTWNLLRSLSAELQLPWCVIGDLNNITNQAEKRGGRAYPSSLIEGVQSALHDCHLHDLELRGYPYTWERGRNTGQLVEIRLDKALVTQQCARKRNNQIHQLQDSNGNWVRWDTGLDKVISEYFSNLYSASGAHPDLVVNAVSGIVNSSQNKDLLQPVTIEEVKNALFQMHLDKGPGPDGMRPGFFQKHWDIIGAEIVVLVTDFFDTGELPRDLNTINLVLIPKKKNFLSMNDLRPIALCNVLYKIVSKVLANRMRGIIDKIIATTQSAFIPGRLISDNVMIAFEVMHYLKRNTKGKKGFMALKLDMSKAYNRVEWSYLQAIMSRMGFHDKWIYLIMSCLTSVRYNVIHGGHIVGPITPTRGIRQGDPLSTYLFIVCAEGLSMLINSAESNRIIHGSRVARGAPSITHMLFADDSYLFCQASIGAAQSVRNLLYEFEHASGQKVNIAKSSIFFSPNSDAQTRSHISSILGMAKASDDSLYLGLPNIIGRNKSTIFGFLKNKVIARLNSWDGKFLSRAGKEIVLKTVIQSLPTYAMSVFLIPLGICEDIEKLMAGFRWNTSSSKGRGITWMSWERMTGSKDEGGMGFRCLQEFNLATLAKQGWRLLCHPESLVGRVFSSSHPTLYEQTVDSLFTIDERRWDAEIINDLFNHRDATLILGIPLSPNADTDFWSWSGERSGIFSVKSAYTLLQNGKPKSQGADNSGFWRKLWHLKIPPKVKNFLWRATSDCFPTCLQLVSKHSTLGITLNMALSSSFGNWLQEAFLKLDEDQVCRAAMLCWALWKARNATVWNKKQSSHTESLASACTTLDHWRKAQDNTCLSSLFFENKGDGAELWTKLDSNNIKVNVDASLFAQDNSYGFGIVARDSQGKLIEAKTCYQGGDFSAETIEAIGIKEALNWVKNKKWRNVQIETDSMVTVQGIRSNQKMNSTFGLVI